In Psychrobacter sp. JCM 18902, a single window of DNA contains:
- a CDS encoding potassium channel family protein: MKYIIVGLGNFGSSLGMALTRQGHEVIAIDSSMQKVEAYKEVISHTICMDATDEYTVNGLPIVDTDIVIVAIGEDQGANVMATALFKTLKAKRLISRSINPLHEKVLQAIGVDDLIHPEKEAANRWAKRLSLRYFVDSFELSDHFSMVEISIPKSLIGQTVDDLQLEQKFNIRLLSTLRYEYYEDSFGRTQSKPSIKGLAAPEQVLQDKDVLVIYGANKHINEFLRSVGVKIK; encoded by the coding sequence ATGAAATATATCATCGTAGGGTTAGGTAACTTTGGCTCATCGCTAGGCATGGCGTTGACCCGTCAGGGGCACGAAGTGATTGCCATTGACAGTAGCATGCAAAAGGTTGAGGCGTATAAGGAAGTCATCTCTCACACCATATGTATGGATGCCACAGATGAATATACCGTCAATGGTTTACCGATTGTCGACACCGATATCGTTATTGTCGCAATCGGTGAAGACCAAGGCGCAAACGTCATGGCGACGGCATTATTTAAAACCCTAAAAGCGAAACGTTTGATCAGTCGCAGTATCAATCCACTGCACGAAAAAGTGTTGCAAGCTATCGGTGTGGACGACCTTATTCACCCTGAAAAAGAGGCGGCTAATCGCTGGGCCAAACGGCTGTCGCTACGTTATTTCGTCGACTCGTTTGAGCTGAGTGATCATTTCAGTATGGTAGAGATTAGTATTCCCAAGTCGTTGATTGGTCAGACTGTTGATGACTTGCAATTGGAGCAAAAGTTTAATATTCGATTGCTTAGTACCCTGCGCTATGAGTATTATGAAGACAGCTTTGGTCGTACGCAAAGTAAGCCTAGTATTAAAGGTTTGGCGGCGCCTGAGCAAGTATTGCAAGATAAAGACGTATTGGTCATCTACGGTGCTAACAAGCATATCAACGAGTTTCTGCGTAGTGTCGGTGTAAAAATCAAATAA
- a CDS encoding TrkH family potassium uptake protein, translating to MHAAKRYRLLNNVTIVISIIGVAIALLDSGFTLPMWLQQVFHIFYLAIIFLGFVVTAGRYLYSKKPLTLNKVAVFDLLTSIAIVILLVAHFTDLVRSGMSVAVDGFVAIKIAVFVTFIREISDHDFNLNRTFLNPAQFFILSFLSLVLVGALLLMMPNATTQPLSFIDALFTATSAVCVTGLIVVDTATYFTTFGQVIIMGLIQIGGLGILTFVTYFSYFFKGGVSYETQASISEMSYMRGMGDVVSTLKSILYVTFAVEAAAAALIYISIYDIPDMDWSEQLFFSVFHAISAFCNAGFSTFSAGMYDDALRFNYPLQLIIATTFIFGGMGFVIVVNVLRYLRDRAERLIYRHDQRYIYRPWLLNINSRITLITTGALLLVGLIGVMIFEYNNVLADHRSFFGKLVTGLFTAATPRTAGFNTIDMGELAFPTMMLTIFLMWIGASPNSTGGGIKTSTFAIALLNTLSLARGQTNVEVFKRQIADISIRRAFSIMWLSLLVIGMGVTLISYDQPELDLIKVVFECFSAYSTVGLSLNLTTELSDFSKMVVSVIMFVGRVSMLTIFIALLKNRRQRNYRYPTEEITIN from the coding sequence ATGCATGCAGCCAAGCGTTATCGATTGTTAAATAATGTCACGATTGTCATTAGTATTATCGGCGTAGCCATTGCTTTATTAGACAGTGGTTTCACGCTGCCGATGTGGCTACAACAGGTTTTCCATATTTTTTATCTGGCGATTATTTTTTTAGGCTTTGTTGTGACGGCAGGGCGTTACCTCTATAGCAAAAAGCCACTGACCCTAAATAAAGTCGCGGTCTTTGACTTACTGACCAGTATCGCGATTGTCATTTTACTGGTAGCGCATTTCACTGATTTGGTGCGCTCTGGGATGTCGGTCGCTGTTGATGGCTTCGTTGCCATCAAAATTGCCGTCTTTGTGACCTTTATTCGTGAAATATCTGACCACGATTTTAATCTCAATCGTACCTTTCTAAACCCTGCACAGTTTTTTATCTTAAGCTTCCTGTCATTGGTATTGGTCGGTGCATTGCTACTGATGATGCCCAATGCAACGACGCAGCCGCTGTCTTTCATTGATGCGCTCTTTACCGCGACCAGTGCTGTCTGTGTGACTGGTCTCATCGTGGTAGATACGGCGACTTATTTCACAACTTTTGGGCAAGTCATTATCATGGGGCTGATACAGATCGGCGGCTTGGGTATTTTGACTTTTGTGACGTATTTTAGTTATTTCTTTAAGGGCGGTGTCAGTTATGAGACGCAGGCGAGCATCAGTGAGATGTCTTACATGCGCGGCATGGGTGATGTGGTATCGACCCTCAAATCCATCTTATATGTGACGTTTGCCGTTGAGGCAGCGGCTGCGGCACTCATTTACATTAGCATTTATGACATACCGGATATGGATTGGTCTGAGCAGTTATTCTTCTCTGTTTTCCATGCGATTTCTGCGTTCTGTAATGCTGGATTTTCTACATTTAGCGCTGGCATGTATGATGACGCGCTACGTTTTAATTATCCATTACAACTGATTATCGCCACTACTTTTATCTTTGGTGGCATGGGTTTTGTCATTGTGGTCAATGTGCTGCGTTATTTACGTGATCGTGCCGAGCGCCTGATATATCGCCATGATCAGCGTTATATTTATCGACCATGGTTGCTCAATATTAATAGCCGCATAACCTTGATTACGACGGGCGCTTTATTGTTGGTAGGTCTCATCGGTGTGATGATATTTGAATATAACAATGTGCTGGCAGACCATCGCAGTTTTTTCGGTAAGCTTGTCACAGGGCTGTTTACTGCTGCCACGCCGCGAACTGCAGGATTTAATACCATCGACATGGGTGAACTCGCGTTTCCCACGATGATGTTGACGATATTTTTGATGTGGATTGGTGCCTCGCCAAACTCGACGGGCGGTGGTATCAAAACCAGTACGTTTGCGATTGCACTATTAAATACTTTGAGTTTGGCACGTGGTCAGACCAATGTTGAGGTCTTTAAGCGCCAGATTGCTGACATCTCGATTCGCCGTGCATTTTCTATTATGTGGCTGTCCTTGTTGGTCATCGGTATGGGCGTGACGCTCATCAGCTATGATCAACCGGAGCTTGATTTAATCAAGGTGGTTTTTGAGTGTTTTTCAGCTTACAGCACGGTGGGATTAAGTCTGAATTTGACGACAGAGTTATCAGATTTTAGCAAAATGGTGGTGTCAGTCATTATGTTTGTTGGGCGCGTCAGCATGTTGACCATCTTTATTGCCCTACTTAAAAATAGACGCCAGCGCAATTATCGCTATCCAACTGAAGAAATCACGATCAATTAA
- a CDS encoding DMT family transporter, translating into MSESSEQQASRNTSTWLIPFACLLGGGGLIGISTNLAKYAGEIGITPLAFLFWSITGAAAILLIVAFIRHELPPLNARSFEYYFVAALISVAGSNLLLFSAIPHVGAGFVALIISLPPLLTYLGALALRMERFNIVRALGVAAALLGAGVLAARKFSTPDASTFWILIALCGPVLLAIGNIYRTLRWPDKASPSALAPGMLIAASLLLLSFSVLPNFSVDMPLDLVPLGLIGIQAAVFAGQFLLLFLLQKTGGPVLLSLLGSVGAIVGVPVAIFLQGEMPPEGLFLGASLIALGVGLVTWGGVKMATTSTETT; encoded by the coding sequence ATGAGTGAGTCTTCAGAACAGCAAGCTTCTCGCAACACCAGCACATGGCTCATCCCTTTTGCTTGCTTGTTAGGCGGAGGAGGTCTGATTGGTATTTCTACCAATTTGGCAAAATATGCTGGTGAGATAGGTATTACACCACTGGCATTTCTCTTTTGGTCCATCACGGGCGCTGCTGCTATTTTATTGATCGTTGCCTTCATACGGCACGAATTACCTCCCTTAAATGCGCGTAGCTTTGAATACTATTTTGTGGCCGCGCTCATCAGTGTTGCAGGTTCTAATTTACTACTGTTTTCTGCTATTCCACATGTGGGTGCAGGTTTCGTCGCGCTCATTATCTCGCTTCCACCATTGCTGACTTATCTTGGCGCATTGGCACTGAGGATGGAGCGATTTAATATCGTCCGCGCTTTGGGTGTGGCCGCGGCGCTTCTTGGCGCAGGAGTATTGGCAGCGCGTAAGTTTTCGACGCCAGACGCCAGTACTTTTTGGATTTTGATCGCGCTTTGCGGTCCAGTATTACTGGCTATTGGTAATATATATCGCACCTTACGCTGGCCTGATAAAGCGTCGCCTAGTGCACTCGCGCCAGGTATGCTAATCGCGGCGTCGCTGTTGCTGCTGTCATTTAGTGTATTGCCTAATTTTTCAGTTGATATGCCGCTAGACTTGGTGCCGCTAGGTTTGATTGGCATACAAGCCGCCGTATTTGCAGGTCAATTCTTATTGTTGTTTTTACTACAAAAAACCGGTGGTCCTGTTTTATTAAGTTTATTAGGCTCGGTTGGTGCAATTGTCGGTGTGCCAGTGGCTATTTTTTTGCAGGGTGAGATGCCGCCAGAAGGGCTGTTTTTGGGTGCTTCATTGATCGCACTGGGCGTTGGTTTGGTGACATGGGGCGGGGTGAAAATGGCGACCACATCGACAGAAACTACGTAA
- a CDS encoding flavin monoamine oxidase family protein, translating to MQNLPIAIIGGGLSGLYAAFLLEQRGIDYILLEARDRLGGRIAVAKSSVDQNASNQSVDNEKSNDGFDLGPSWFWLEYQPQLSSLIEMLNLPRFAQFEDGDMMVERAANELPIRTQGYQSSPPSMRLVGGMASLIDALYARLNPTRIITGQIVKRVIKTDHYIDIESEYSAEQMTAGQITTYHAQHVLLALPPRLAASNIKFEPALPQPLITEWQETATWMAPHAKYVAVYDSPFWRNQGLSGSARSAIGPLTEIHDASLVEGEGALFGFFGVPAHVRQSVSETELKAHCRAQLVRLFGAQAETPTAEYLKDWAQDSLTATPADASGSGQHAVAPNAKPNRGVWQDCLTGSASEWSESFPGYIAGAIDAAHKAVQGLDLGLSDAVSSSASPSNRIVDE from the coding sequence ATGCAAAACCTACCTATTGCAATTATCGGTGGTGGCTTGAGTGGCTTATATGCAGCGTTTTTGTTAGAGCAACGAGGCATCGATTATATATTGCTTGAGGCGCGTGATAGATTGGGCGGGCGCATCGCTGTTGCGAAATCATCAGTAGATCAGAATGCTAGTAATCAAAGTGTCGATAATGAAAAATCAAACGATGGCTTCGACTTAGGGCCATCGTGGTTTTGGCTAGAGTATCAGCCGCAGTTGAGCAGCCTTATTGAAATGTTGAATTTACCACGTTTTGCGCAGTTCGAGGACGGCGACATGATGGTTGAACGTGCTGCCAATGAGCTGCCTATCCGTACCCAAGGCTATCAAAGCTCGCCACCGTCTATGCGCCTCGTCGGTGGTATGGCATCGCTCATTGATGCTCTGTATGCGCGTTTAAATCCTACGCGCATTATCACGGGGCAAATTGTAAAACGTGTAATCAAGACTGATCACTATATCGACATAGAGAGCGAATACAGCGCTGAACAGATGACAGCTGGTCAAATAACTACTTATCACGCGCAACATGTGCTCCTTGCGCTACCGCCTCGTTTGGCGGCGAGTAACATCAAGTTTGAACCTGCTTTACCACAGCCGTTGATAACAGAATGGCAAGAGACCGCGACATGGATGGCGCCACATGCCAAATATGTGGCGGTTTATGATTCACCCTTTTGGCGCAATCAAGGATTATCAGGGTCAGCGCGAAGTGCAATAGGGCCACTTACTGAGATTCATGATGCTTCATTGGTAGAGGGCGAAGGTGCATTGTTTGGCTTCTTTGGTGTTCCTGCTCACGTCCGTCAAAGCGTCTCAGAAACAGAGCTAAAAGCCCATTGCCGCGCGCAGTTGGTACGTTTATTTGGCGCACAGGCAGAGACGCCAACGGCTGAATATTTGAAAGACTGGGCGCAAGATTCATTGACCGCGACGCCTGCTGATGCCAGTGGCTCAGGTCAACATGCTGTCGCACCGAACGCCAAGCCAAATAGAGGGGTATGGCAAGACTGCCTAACGGGCAGCGCTAGTGAATGGTCAGAGTCATTCCCCGGTTATATTGCTGGTGCTATTGACGCAGCACATAAGGCAGTACAAGGTTTAGATTTAGGTTTGTCTGATGCGGTATCGTCATCAGCGTCACCATCCAATAGGATAGTTGATGAGTGA
- a CDS encoding M48 family metallopeptidase: protein MTTLKYIAHYSEQVQTQAALLISDGKLGAYLEKKYPTQHQIKSDKALYQYINEIKNQYMRKVGQLSNVSYSSKLTVLKHALGIHTTQSRIQGSKLKSHNSITVASLFQEAPPEFLRMIVVHELAHFKEHEHNKAFYQLCCHMEPEYHQFELDTRLWLHWRELS, encoded by the coding sequence GTGACCACATTAAAGTACATCGCTCATTATTCTGAGCAAGTTCAGACCCAAGCGGCATTGCTGATTAGCGATGGTAAATTAGGCGCATATCTAGAAAAAAAGTATCCCACTCAGCACCAAATAAAAAGTGATAAGGCGCTTTATCAGTATATCAATGAGATAAAAAACCAATATATGCGCAAAGTGGGACAGTTATCGAATGTCAGCTATAGCAGTAAATTAACGGTTCTCAAACATGCGCTAGGTATTCATACCACCCAGTCTCGCATACAGGGCAGTAAGCTAAAATCGCATAACAGCATCACGGTAGCGAGCTTATTTCAAGAAGCACCGCCTGAGTTTCTGCGCATGATTGTCGTGCATGAGTTGGCGCATTTTAAAGAGCATGAGCACAACAAAGCGTTTTATCAATTATGCTGTCATATGGAGCCTGAGTATCATCAGTTTGAGCTTGATACGCGGTTGTGGTTGCACTGGCGCGAATTGAGTTGA
- the betT gene encoding choline BCCT transporter BetT, producing the protein MYSSPSKDATKPLTLNKTVFLGSAIISILLIIWTIAFPDYSETLLSSSMAWVSESFGWYYMLVVAAYSIFALFVGFSKYGDIKLGQDHEKAQFPFLAWAAMLFSAGIGIDLLFFGASEPLMHYLTPHTGLEPASAEAMREALAQTFLHWGLHGWGIYALIGMALAYFAYRKNMPLALRSPLTPIFGERLIKGWLGDGIDTFGVVCTLMGIATSLGIGVLQANAGLTHVFGIESSKTVQTLIIVGVVAAAAISAMTGVEKGVRRLSEFNMLSSILLLIAILVMGNTVYLLNTFTQNIGQYFQTILFKTFDVYAYDGTAGADWKSGWTIFFWAWWVAWAPFVGLFIARISRGRTLREFVFGVMFIPLGFIFAWFSIFGNSAIDLVANGATELGEIAVNDAAMGMFALFEYFPYSDVLSFAGVVIGLVFFVTSADSGALVLANLSSRGMTNDTDAPVWLRLFWAAATGLITLGLLFAGGFASLQSVSVIAGLPFSLILVLYMVSMWRSLKEEGNKRKASTIGTANVLDSGKSWKARLQRIVSFPRHAQVERFLQNVVRPAMTEVEKEFAAGGLKTSLDIRNPEHIGQDIDKGMDESSGQIDGLKLRVGHGDEDDFIYEVNLIKAERPNFTLSTSTKNAEYYYRAEVFLSEGSQEYDLVGYSKEQVLVDILNQYERHLQYLHLER; encoded by the coding sequence ATGTACAGCTCGCCATCAAAAGATGCGACGAAACCCCTGACTCTAAACAAGACGGTTTTTTTAGGTTCAGCTATTATTTCTATTTTATTAATTATCTGGACGATTGCGTTTCCAGATTATAGTGAGACATTATTAAGCTCAAGCATGGCATGGGTATCAGAGAGTTTTGGCTGGTATTACATGCTGGTGGTTGCCGCTTATAGTATATTTGCACTATTTGTTGGTTTTTCTAAATACGGCGACATCAAGCTTGGGCAAGACCACGAAAAAGCCCAGTTTCCTTTCCTAGCATGGGCGGCGATGCTGTTCTCCGCGGGTATCGGCATTGATTTATTGTTTTTTGGTGCCTCTGAGCCATTGATGCATTATTTGACGCCGCATACGGGGCTGGAGCCTGCCAGTGCAGAAGCCATGCGTGAAGCACTTGCGCAAACTTTTTTACATTGGGGGCTACATGGTTGGGGTATTTATGCCTTAATCGGTATGGCATTGGCGTACTTTGCGTATCGTAAAAACATGCCATTGGCGCTGCGTTCACCACTGACGCCTATCTTTGGCGAGCGCTTGATCAAAGGCTGGCTTGGCGATGGTATTGATACCTTTGGTGTTGTTTGTACCTTGATGGGTATTGCGACCAGCTTAGGCATCGGCGTATTGCAAGCCAATGCTGGATTGACCCATGTTTTCGGTATTGAATCTAGCAAAACAGTCCAGACGCTTATTATTGTAGGTGTCGTTGCTGCTGCAGCTATTTCGGCGATGACAGGTGTGGAAAAGGGCGTCCGCCGCTTATCTGAATTTAATATGCTATCGTCGATATTACTATTAATCGCCATATTGGTGATGGGTAATACGGTGTATTTGCTGAATACCTTTACCCAAAATATCGGTCAATATTTCCAAACCATTCTCTTTAAAACTTTTGATGTATATGCCTATGACGGTACTGCTGGTGCCGACTGGAAATCAGGCTGGACAATTTTTTTCTGGGCATGGTGGGTCGCTTGGGCACCGTTTGTTGGTCTATTTATCGCACGTATTAGCCGTGGTCGTACCTTGCGTGAGTTTGTCTTTGGTGTGATGTTTATTCCGCTTGGTTTCATTTTTGCCTGGTTCTCTATCTTTGGTAATTCAGCGATAGATTTGGTTGCTAATGGTGCCACTGAGCTTGGTGAAATCGCTGTTAATGACGCCGCCATGGGTATGTTTGCCTTGTTTGAGTATTTTCCTTACAGTGACGTTTTATCATTCGCTGGTGTGGTCATTGGTTTAGTATTCTTTGTGACCTCAGCGGATTCGGGTGCTTTAGTATTAGCGAACTTGAGCTCACGCGGCATGACCAATGACACTGATGCTCCTGTTTGGTTGCGCCTGTTTTGGGCAGCAGCAACGGGTCTTATCACTTTAGGATTATTATTTGCAGGTGGCTTTGCGTCATTGCAGTCAGTATCTGTCATTGCAGGTTTGCCATTCTCGCTCATTCTTGTACTCTATATGGTGTCGATGTGGAGATCATTAAAAGAAGAAGGCAATAAACGCAAAGCCAGTACGATTGGTACGGCTAATGTGCTTGATAGTGGTAAGAGCTGGAAAGCACGCTTGCAACGTATTGTCAGTTTCCCTAGACATGCACAAGTTGAACGCTTTTTACAAAATGTGGTTAGACCTGCCATGACGGAAGTTGAAAAAGAATTTGCGGCAGGCGGTCTAAAAACCTCTTTGGACATCCGTAACCCTGAACATATCGGACAAGATATAGATAAAGGCATGGATGAGAGTAGCGGTCAAATAGATGGTCTAAAATTACGGGTTGGACACGGTGATGAAGACGACTTTATTTATGAAGTGAATTTGATTAAAGCGGAGCGTCCTAACTTTACATTGAGCACATCAACTAAGAATGCAGAGTACTATTATCGTGCGGAAGTGTTCTTAAGTGAAGGCTCACAAGAGTATGACTTGGTAGGTTACTCCAAAGAGCAAGTGTTGGTCGATATCTTAAATCAGTACGAGCGCCATTTGCAGTATCTACATTTAGAGCGTTAA